In Streptomyces sp. NBC_00091, the following proteins share a genomic window:
- a CDS encoding FHA domain-containing protein: protein MQIRLTVLGSRSGHQAATAPAGCDVLVTAPAGTALAAVASGLAATVGGPDTGGTVVLYAGSRRLDPQRAVLGEPPLIDGAVLALHTPGPDAAALPDEGPGTPQLHVVAGPDAGGVHLLHTGAVRIGRSADADVPLDDPDVSRLHCAVTVMPDGRVTVADLGSTNGTTLDGAEVGARPVPLAPGALLRIGESTLRLAAAGGEPQLAVVPDQEGHLSLPVASGGGTGPGGASGGTRPGAGASGSGTAPGAGASGSGTAPGAGAGLRAEGSGPQESFPHPAPSRSTDVRLRRVGGSAPDPVTGPRPGTPEPGTPGTDHGPAEPAYADGDAGADPGAPLAGGARRRRGGIGAWARKWVRGEEEAPEQPAEPEAVAPAAPDEDDPAALLLAALGPTGRLWSRGPGHPGFLEAGLGAGSRVALPECGSLGVAGPRARLTGVARSVVAQLVGLHSAAQLEVVLLAADRARPVPERRRDWGWLGWLPHVRPAHGQDCRLLLAYDRDQAAARAGELTRRLDDSPLGTNWASAGPAALRQAAAAYEGPRTLVILDGDPGSAALRDLTGRLASHGAAAGIHLLVLSEAPAATPASPVAATYETACASTPAFRECGRVALLSGDVATAVRSFAVSGGRPVATGRTAVADAVSAAWAERFARALAPLRADGAAPGEGAYRPAAASLPAASRLLDELGLARATPASLMARWAEATDEGQGVGGLAEVVLGAGRRGAVGAELVHDGPHLLVEGPAGSGRTELLRSVAASLAAAARPDRLGLVLLDGAGGERGDGLLPCTELPHVSAHLVASDPLRMREFAQALGAELKRRHELLDGVAFTEWHARRELSDRMVSPRQPSAGELRGDLDPQRTGTLRLRASATRTEAAAGPSPLPRLVVLVDDFDALVAPALGSPGRPAAGSVVRVLEAVAREGARLGVHLVVASASPERTAETEPARLATLRVVLDAPDQPGPGRGRLLYADGRAVPFQAGRVTGRIPRTATLRPTVVPVEWERMGDPPARRPVRELGNGPTDLALLASALDRASHLVSAIPVLFPPAP from the coding sequence ATGCAGATCCGGCTGACCGTCCTCGGGTCGCGCAGCGGCCACCAGGCCGCCACCGCGCCCGCCGGCTGTGACGTGCTCGTCACCGCGCCCGCCGGGACCGCGCTGGCCGCGGTGGCCTCCGGGCTCGCGGCGACCGTGGGCGGGCCCGACACCGGCGGCACGGTGGTGCTGTACGCCGGTTCGCGCCGGCTCGACCCCCAGCGGGCCGTACTGGGCGAACCGCCGCTGATCGACGGGGCGGTCCTGGCCCTGCACACCCCGGGACCTGACGCCGCCGCCCTGCCCGACGAGGGGCCGGGCACCCCGCAGCTGCACGTGGTGGCCGGACCCGACGCGGGCGGGGTGCACCTGCTGCACACCGGGGCGGTACGGATCGGGCGCTCGGCGGACGCGGACGTGCCGCTGGACGACCCGGACGTGTCGCGGCTGCACTGCGCGGTGACCGTGATGCCGGACGGGCGGGTGACGGTGGCCGACCTCGGCTCGACCAACGGCACGACGCTGGACGGCGCCGAGGTGGGGGCGAGGCCGGTCCCGCTGGCGCCCGGGGCGCTGCTGCGGATCGGCGAGTCCACGCTCCGGCTGGCCGCGGCGGGCGGCGAGCCCCAGCTGGCGGTGGTCCCGGACCAGGAGGGGCACCTCTCCCTGCCGGTGGCCTCCGGCGGTGGCACGGGTCCCGGCGGCGCGTCCGGCGGTACGCGGCCCGGCGCGGGTGCCTCCGGCAGTGGTACGGCCCCCGGCGCGGGCGCCTCCGGCAGTGGTACGGCCCCCGGCGCGGGCGCGGGCTTGCGGGCCGAGGGCTCCGGCCCGCAGGAGTCCTTCCCCCACCCCGCCCCTTCCCGCAGTACCGATGTGCGGCTCCGCCGCGTGGGGGGCTCCGCCCCCGACCCCGTCACGGGGCCCCGCCCCGGCACCCCCGAGCCGGGCACGCCCGGAACGGACCACGGCCCCGCGGAGCCCGCGTACGCCGACGGCGACGCCGGGGCGGACCCCGGCGCACCCCTGGCCGGCGGGGCCAGGCGGCGGCGCGGGGGGATCGGCGCCTGGGCGCGCAAGTGGGTGCGCGGCGAGGAGGAGGCCCCGGAGCAGCCCGCGGAGCCGGAGGCGGTGGCGCCGGCCGCGCCGGACGAGGACGACCCGGCGGCGCTGCTGCTGGCGGCGCTCGGGCCGACGGGGCGGCTGTGGTCGCGCGGGCCCGGGCACCCCGGGTTCCTGGAGGCGGGGCTCGGCGCGGGCAGCCGGGTCGCGCTGCCCGAGTGCGGCTCGCTCGGCGTGGCGGGGCCTCGGGCGCGGCTGACGGGGGTGGCCCGGTCGGTGGTGGCCCAGCTCGTGGGGCTGCACTCGGCGGCGCAGCTGGAGGTCGTCCTGCTGGCGGCCGACCGGGCCCGCCCCGTACCGGAACGCCGCCGCGACTGGGGCTGGCTCGGCTGGCTGCCCCACGTACGGCCGGCGCACGGCCAGGACTGCCGGCTGCTGCTCGCGTACGACCGCGACCAGGCGGCGGCCCGCGCCGGGGAGCTGACCCGGCGGCTGGACGACAGCCCGCTCGGCACCAACTGGGCGTCCGCCGGTCCGGCGGCGCTGCGGCAGGCGGCCGCCGCGTACGAGGGTCCGCGCACGCTCGTGATCCTGGACGGCGACCCGGGTTCGGCGGCGCTGCGCGACCTCACCGGACGGCTGGCCTCGCACGGCGCGGCCGCGGGGATCCACCTCCTGGTGCTCTCGGAGGCCCCGGCCGCCACCCCCGCCTCCCCGGTGGCGGCGACGTACGAGACGGCCTGCGCGAGCACCCCGGCGTTCCGGGAGTGCGGCCGGGTCGCGCTGCTCAGCGGTGATGTGGCCACGGCCGTACGGAGCTTCGCGGTGAGCGGCGGCCGCCCGGTCGCGACGGGCCGCACGGCGGTCGCCGACGCCGTCTCGGCGGCCTGGGCGGAGCGGTTCGCCCGGGCCCTGGCCCCGCTGCGCGCGGACGGCGCCGCGCCCGGGGAGGGCGCGTACCGTCCGGCCGCCGCCAGCCTCCCGGCGGCCTCACGGCTCCTGGACGAGCTGGGGCTGGCCCGTGCCACCCCGGCCTCCCTGATGGCCCGCTGGGCGGAGGCCACCGACGAGGGCCAGGGCGTCGGCGGCCTCGCCGAGGTCGTCCTCGGCGCCGGCCGGCGCGGGGCGGTCGGGGCCGAGCTGGTCCACGACGGCCCGCACCTGCTCGTCGAGGGTCCCGCCGGGAGCGGCCGGACGGAGCTGCTGCGCTCGGTCGCCGCCTCCCTGGCCGCCGCGGCCCGCCCCGACCGCCTCGGCCTGGTCCTCCTCGACGGCGCCGGCGGCGAGCGCGGCGACGGTCTCCTGCCGTGCACGGAACTGCCGCACGTGTCGGCCCACCTGGTGGCCTCCGATCCGCTGCGGATGCGGGAGTTCGCGCAGGCCCTCGGCGCCGAGCTCAAGCGCCGCCACGAGCTGCTGGACGGGGTGGCGTTCACCGAGTGGCACGCCCGGCGCGAGCTGTCCGACCGGATGGTCTCGCCGCGCCAGCCCAGCGCCGGTGAGCTGCGCGGGGACCTCGATCCGCAGCGCACCGGCACCCTGCGGCTGCGGGCCTCGGCCACGCGCACGGAGGCGGCCGCGGGGCCGAGCCCGCTGCCCCGGCTGGTGGTGCTGGTGGACGACTTCGACGCGCTGGTGGCCCCGGCGCTGGGCAGTCCGGGCCGGCCGGCCGCCGGTTCGGTGGTGCGGGTGCTGGAGGCGGTGGCCCGGGAGGGCGCCCGTCTCGGGGTGCACCTGGTGGTGGCCAGCGCCAGCCCGGAGCGGACCGCGGAGACCGAGCCGGCCCGGCTGGCGACGCTGCGGGTGGTGCTGGACGCGCCCGACCAGCCGGGGCCGGGCCGGGGCCGGCTGCTGTACGCCGACGGGCGGGCGGTGCCGTTCCAGGCGGGCCGGGTCACCGGCCGGATCCCGCGCACGGCGACCCTGAGGCCGACCGTGGTCCCGGTGGAGTGGGAGCGGATGGGCGACCCGCCGGCCCGCCGGCCGGTGCGCGAGCTGGGCAACGGGCCGACCGACCTCGCGCTCCTGGCCAGCGCCCTCGACCGGGCCTCCCACCTGGTCTCGGCCATACCGGTGCTGTTCCCGCCGGCCCCCTGA
- a CDS encoding serine/threonine-protein kinase — translation MRPVGSKYLLEEPLGRGATGTVWRARQRETAGAEAAVAGQPGETVAIKVLKEELAQDADIVMRFLRERSVLLRLTHPNIVRTRDLVVEGDLLALVMDLVDGPDLHKYIRQNGPFSAVAASLLTAQIADALAASHADGVVHRDLKPANVLLDESNGQMKPMLTDFGIARLADSPGLTRTHEFVGTPAYVAPESAEGRPQTSAVDIYGAGILLYELLTGRPPFGGGSALEVLHRHLSEEPQRPSSVPEALWIVIERCLRKEPDERPSAESLARGLRVVAAGIRVHSSPDEVEAALGVGALLAPDPSPAPVPASPAEPGNADPTQALPGGAGAAAAYDPNGMTSVLPPIGGADATTVLPSTAAPGAPGAPDPTSVMPPVQQPDAPHPWQSQMRAARDRNEQTQMQYLDPAEDPLRRRPQRQAPPVPPPPQQPPRQYRQAPPPPQQQYQQQPPPQQYAQQPPQHYQPQPYQQPQPQPQQPQYRQPQPPPPQQPQAPQPSARQQRPPQQQAPREPRPPREPRRRSANPVRIPGLGCLKGCLVLILLLFVGGWLIWELTGLQEAVGTGKGWWDQMWSWGTEVADFIGSIGDATGGGSGTS, via the coding sequence GTGCGGCCAGTCGGCAGCAAGTACCTGCTCGAGGAGCCGCTCGGACGCGGCGCCACGGGCACCGTCTGGCGCGCCCGCCAGCGGGAGACCGCGGGCGCGGAGGCCGCCGTCGCCGGCCAGCCCGGCGAGACCGTGGCCATCAAGGTCCTCAAGGAGGAGCTGGCCCAGGACGCGGACATCGTCATGCGCTTCCTCCGCGAGCGCTCGGTCCTGCTGCGCCTGACGCACCCCAACATCGTGCGCACCCGCGACCTCGTCGTCGAGGGCGACCTGCTGGCCCTGGTCATGGACCTTGTCGACGGCCCGGACCTGCACAAGTACATCCGCCAGAACGGCCCCTTCAGCGCGGTCGCCGCGAGCCTGCTGACCGCCCAGATCGCGGACGCGCTCGCCGCCAGCCACGCCGACGGGGTGGTCCACCGCGACCTGAAGCCCGCCAACGTGCTGCTGGACGAGAGCAACGGCCAGATGAAGCCGATGCTCACCGACTTCGGCATCGCGCGCCTGGCCGACTCCCCGGGCCTGACCCGCACCCACGAGTTCGTCGGCACCCCCGCCTACGTGGCCCCCGAGTCCGCCGAGGGCCGCCCGCAGACCTCCGCCGTCGACATCTACGGCGCCGGCATCCTCCTCTACGAGCTGCTCACCGGGCGACCGCCCTTCGGTGGCGGCAGTGCGCTCGAAGTGCTGCACCGCCACCTCAGCGAGGAGCCGCAGCGGCCCTCGAGCGTGCCCGAGGCGCTGTGGATCGTCATCGAGCGCTGCCTGCGCAAGGAGCCCGACGAGCGGCCCAGCGCCGAGAGCCTGGCCCGCGGCCTGCGCGTGGTCGCCGCCGGCATCCGCGTGCACTCCTCACCCGACGAGGTCGAGGCCGCCCTCGGCGTCGGCGCCCTGCTCGCGCCCGACCCCTCGCCCGCCCCGGTCCCCGCGTCCCCCGCGGAGCCCGGGAACGCCGACCCGACGCAGGCGCTGCCCGGCGGCGCCGGCGCGGCTGCCGCGTACGACCCGAACGGCATGACCAGCGTGCTCCCGCCGATCGGCGGGGCCGACGCCACCACCGTGCTGCCGAGCACAGCCGCCCCCGGTGCTCCGGGCGCCCCGGACCCGACCTCCGTCATGCCGCCGGTGCAGCAGCCCGACGCCCCGCACCCGTGGCAGTCGCAGATGCGGGCCGCCCGCGACCGCAACGAGCAGACGCAGATGCAGTACCTCGACCCGGCCGAGGACCCGCTGCGCCGCCGTCCGCAGCGCCAGGCCCCGCCCGTGCCGCCGCCCCCGCAGCAGCCGCCCCGGCAGTACCGCCAGGCCCCTCCGCCGCCGCAGCAGCAGTACCAGCAGCAGCCCCCGCCGCAGCAGTACGCCCAGCAGCCGCCGCAGCACTACCAGCCCCAGCCGTACCAGCAGCCGCAGCCGCAGCCGCAGCAGCCGCAGTACCGGCAGCCGCAGCCTCCGCCGCCGCAGCAGCCCCAGGCGCCCCAGCCGTCCGCGCGGCAGCAGCGTCCGCCGCAGCAGCAGGCCCCGCGCGAGCCCCGTCCGCCGCGCGAGCCGCGCCGCCGCAGCGCCAACCCGGTCCGGATCCCCGGCCTCGGCTGCCTCAAGGGCTGCCTGGTGCTGATCCTGCTGCTCTTCGTCGGCGGCTGGCTGATCTGGGAACTCACCGGGCTCCAGGAGGCGGTGGGCACCGGCAAGGGCTGGTGGGACCAGATGTGGAGCTGGGGCACCGAGGTCGCCGACTTCATCGGGTCCATCGGCGACGCGACGGGCGGCGGCAGCGGCACGTCCTGA
- a CDS encoding serine/threonine-protein kinase yields MARKIGSRYTAHQILGRGSAGTVWLGEGPDGPVAVKLLREDLASDQELVGRFVQERSALLGLEHPHVVSVRDLVVDGNDLALVMDLVRGTDLRTRLDRERRLAPEAAVAIVADVADALAAAHAAGVVHRDVKPENVLLDMQGPLGPGGAHPALLTDFGVAKLIDSPRRATGGRSVAPTTRIIGTPDYLAPEIVEGLPPRAAVDIYALATVLYELLAGFTPFGGGHPGAVLRRHVTETVVPLPGIPDELWQLMVQCLAKAPASRLRASELSVRLRDLLPLLAGMPPLDVDEPDDADPEPEPAEEPDAADPVRRRGVVPLVPGSATDSNRDTHTSMRVPGPEELAGGALGTARVPRPAGGHRPGSARHRAEVARKRRLVLSASALALATAVGVGSWLAVSGDDPAPPPQDSKHSAPSRR; encoded by the coding sequence GTGGCACGGAAGATCGGCAGCCGGTACACCGCGCACCAGATCCTGGGGCGCGGCAGCGCGGGCACGGTGTGGCTGGGCGAGGGGCCGGACGGGCCCGTCGCCGTCAAACTGCTGCGCGAGGACCTCGCCTCCGACCAGGAGCTGGTCGGACGGTTCGTCCAGGAGCGCAGCGCGCTCCTCGGGCTGGAACACCCGCACGTCGTCTCCGTACGCGACCTGGTCGTGGACGGCAACGACCTCGCCCTCGTCATGGACCTCGTCCGCGGTACGGACCTGCGCACGCGCCTCGACCGCGAGCGCAGGCTCGCCCCCGAGGCGGCCGTGGCCATCGTCGCGGACGTCGCGGACGCGCTGGCCGCCGCGCACGCGGCGGGCGTCGTCCACCGTGACGTCAAGCCGGAGAACGTCCTGCTCGACATGCAGGGACCGCTCGGACCGGGCGGCGCGCACCCCGCGCTGCTGACCGACTTCGGCGTGGCCAAGCTCATCGACTCCCCGCGCCGGGCCACGGGCGGCCGCAGCGTCGCCCCGACGACCCGGATCATCGGGACGCCCGACTACCTCGCGCCGGAGATAGTGGAGGGCCTGCCGCCGCGCGCGGCCGTCGACATATACGCCCTGGCCACGGTCCTGTACGAGCTGCTCGCCGGCTTCACCCCCTTCGGCGGGGGCCACCCGGGCGCGGTGCTGCGCCGGCACGTGACGGAGACCGTGGTCCCGCTGCCGGGCATCCCCGACGAGCTGTGGCAGCTGATGGTCCAGTGCCTGGCCAAGGCCCCCGCGTCACGGCTGCGCGCCTCGGAGCTGTCCGTCCGGCTGCGGGACCTGCTGCCGCTGCTGGCCGGGATGCCCCCGCTGGACGTGGACGAGCCGGACGACGCCGACCCGGAGCCCGAGCCCGCCGAGGAGCCGGACGCCGCCGACCCGGTGCGCAGGCGGGGCGTGGTCCCGCTGGTGCCGGGGTCCGCGACGGACTCCAACCGGGACACCCACACCTCCATGCGGGTGCCCGGTCCGGAGGAGCTGGCGGGCGGGGCACTGGGCACCGCCCGCGTGCCGCGCCCCGCCGGCGGACACCGGCCCGGCTCCGCCCGGCACCGCGCCGAGGTGGCGCGCAAGCGGCGGCTGGTGCTCTCCGCGTCGGCGCTGGCGCTGGCCACGGCGGTCGGGGTGGGCAGCTGGCTCGCCGTCTCGGGCGACGACCCGGCGCCCCCGCCGCAGGACAGCAAGCACTCGGCCCCGTCCCGCCGCTAG
- a CDS encoding isopenicillin N synthase family oxygenase, giving the protein MPSAHPSSSSSALSSGPSSALASGPSSTPSLAVIDLSRADDPAERADFLKQLHAAARDTGFLYLTGHGITEAETSRILELTRTFFALPEADRLAVSNLNSPHFRGYTRIGHELTGGASDWRDQLDVGAERPAPVLGPDDPAYLWLEGPNQWPPALPELREAVLGWQTRLAGVAHRLLQELLASIGAPSDFFDAAFADRPHLHTKLIRYPGSAPSGAGQGVGAHKDYGFLTLLLQDSVGGLQVVRDGGYVDIAPRPGAFVVNLGELLEIATEGYLRATDHRVVSPPGAVERFSVPFFYNPRLDAVVETVPGDYLRSAPGVAHDASNPLHAEYGRNELKGWVRAHPEVARRWHPDLTAV; this is encoded by the coding sequence ATGCCGTCCGCGCACCCTTCCTCTTCCTCGTCCGCCCTCTCCTCCGGTCCCTCCTCCGCCCTCGCCTCCGGTCCCTCCTCCACTCCCTCCCTCGCCGTGATCGACCTCTCCCGGGCCGACGACCCGGCCGAGCGGGCCGACTTCCTGAAGCAGCTGCACGCCGCGGCGCGGGACACCGGCTTCCTGTACCTGACCGGGCACGGCATAACCGAGGCGGAGACCTCCCGCATCCTCGAGCTGACCAGGACTTTCTTCGCGCTCCCGGAGGCCGACCGGCTGGCCGTGAGCAATCTGAACTCCCCGCACTTCCGGGGCTACACCCGCATCGGCCACGAGCTGACGGGCGGGGCCTCGGACTGGCGGGACCAGCTGGACGTCGGCGCGGAGCGGCCGGCGCCGGTACTGGGGCCGGACGACCCCGCGTACCTGTGGCTGGAGGGCCCCAACCAGTGGCCGCCGGCCCTGCCGGAGCTGCGGGAGGCGGTCCTGGGCTGGCAGACCCGCCTGGCCGGGGTGGCGCACCGGCTGCTCCAGGAGCTGCTGGCCTCGATCGGCGCCCCCTCGGACTTCTTCGACGCGGCCTTCGCGGACCGGCCGCACCTGCACACGAAGCTGATCCGCTACCCCGGGTCCGCCCCGTCGGGCGCCGGCCAGGGTGTCGGCGCGCACAAGGACTACGGCTTCCTGACGCTGCTCCTCCAGGACTCGGTGGGCGGTCTCCAGGTCGTCCGGGACGGCGGCTACGTCGACATCGCGCCACGGCCGGGGGCGTTCGTGGTGAACCTGGGCGAGCTGCTGGAGATCGCCACCGAGGGGTACCTGCGGGCCACCGACCACCGGGTGGTCAGCCCGCCGGGTGCGGTGGAGCGGTTCTCGGTGCCGTTCTTCTACAACCCGCGGCTGGACGCGGTGGTGGAGACCGTCCCCGGGGACTACCTCCGCTCGGCGCCGGGCGTCGCCCACGACGCGTCGAACCCGCTGCACGCCGAGTACGGCCGCAACGAGCTCAAGGGCTGGGTACGCGCCCACCCGGAGGTCGCCCGCCGCTGGCACCCGGACCTCACCGCGGTGTGA
- the prfB gene encoding peptide chain release factor 2: MAVVDVSEELKSLSSTMGSIEAVLDLDKLRADIAVLEEQAAAPSLWDDPEAAQKITSKLSHLQAEVRKTENLRGRIDDLAVLFDLAQEMDDADTLAEAETELVAVRKALDEMEVRTLLSGEYAEREALVNIRAEAGGVDASDFAERLQRMYLRWAERHGYPTEVYETSYAEEAGIKSTTFVVKAPYAYGTLSVEQGTHRLVRISPFDNQGRRQTSFAGVEVLPVVETSDHVEIDESELRVDVYRASGPGGQGVNTTDSAVRITHLPTGIVVSCQNERSQIQNKASAMNVLQAKLLERRRQEEKDKMDALKDGGSSWGNQMRSYVLHPYQMVKDLRTEFEVGNPQAVLDGEIDGFLEAGIRWRKQQEQTA; this comes from the coding sequence GTGGCAGTCGTCGATGTTTCCGAAGAGCTGAAGTCCCTCTCCTCGACCATGGGGTCGATCGAGGCCGTCCTGGACCTCGACAAGCTGAGGGCAGATATCGCCGTGCTCGAGGAGCAGGCCGCCGCGCCGTCCCTGTGGGACGACCCGGAAGCCGCCCAGAAGATCACGAGCAAGCTTTCGCACCTCCAGGCCGAGGTCCGCAAGACCGAGAACCTGCGCGGCCGTATCGACGACCTCGCGGTCCTCTTCGACCTCGCGCAGGAAATGGACGACGCGGACACCCTCGCCGAGGCCGAGACCGAGCTGGTCGCCGTCCGCAAGGCGCTGGACGAGATGGAGGTCCGGACCCTGCTCTCCGGCGAGTACGCCGAGCGCGAGGCCCTGGTCAACATCCGCGCCGAGGCCGGCGGCGTCGACGCCTCCGACTTCGCCGAGCGCCTCCAGCGCATGTACCTGCGCTGGGCGGAGCGCCACGGCTACCCGACCGAGGTGTACGAGACCTCGTACGCGGAAGAGGCCGGCATCAAGTCGACCACCTTCGTGGTCAAGGCCCCGTACGCCTACGGCACCCTCTCCGTCGAGCAGGGCACCCACCGCCTCGTGCGGATCTCGCCCTTCGACAACCAGGGCCGCCGCCAGACCTCCTTCGCGGGCGTCGAGGTGCTGCCGGTCGTCGAGACCAGCGACCACGTCGAGATCGACGAGTCCGAGCTGCGCGTGGACGTGTACCGCGCCTCCGGCCCCGGCGGCCAGGGCGTCAACACGACCGACTCGGCCGTGCGCATCACGCACCTCCCGACCGGCATCGTGGTCTCCTGCCAGAACGAGCGTTCGCAGATCCAGAACAAGGCCAGCGCGATGAACGTGCTCCAGGCCAAGCTGCTGGAGCGGCGCCGCCAGGAGGAGAAGGACAAGATGGACGCCCTCAAGGACGGCGGCAGCTCCTGGGGCAACCAGATGCGGTCCTACGTCCTGCACCCGTACCAGATGGTCAAGGACCTGCGGACGGAGTTCGAGGTCGGCAACCCGCAGGCGGTGCTCGACGGCGAGATCGACGGCTTCCTGGAGGCCGGTATCCGCTGGCGCAAGCAGCAGGAGCAGACCGCGTAG
- the ftsE gene encoding cell division ATP-binding protein FtsE: protein MIRFDNVSKSYPKQNRPALRDVSLDIAKGEFVFLVGSSGSGKSTFLRLVLREERATHGQVHVLGKDLAKLSNWKVPHMRRQLGTVFQDFRLLPNKTVAENVAFAQEVIGKPRGEIRKAVPQVLELVGLGGKEGRMPGELSGGEQQRVAIARAFVNRPALLIADEPTGNLDPQTSVGIMKLLDRINRTGTTVIMATHDQQIVDQMRKRVIELEQGRLVRDQSRGVYGYQH from the coding sequence GTGATCCGATTCGACAACGTCTCCAAGTCCTACCCGAAGCAGAACCGTCCCGCACTCAGAGATGTCTCCCTGGACATCGCCAAGGGCGAGTTCGTCTTCCTGGTCGGCTCCTCCGGCTCCGGCAAGTCCACCTTCCTGCGGCTGGTCCTGCGCGAGGAACGGGCGACCCACGGCCAGGTGCACGTCCTGGGAAAGGATCTCGCGAAGCTCTCCAACTGGAAGGTCCCGCACATGCGGCGCCAGCTGGGGACCGTCTTCCAGGACTTCCGGCTCCTGCCCAACAAGACGGTGGCCGAGAACGTCGCCTTCGCGCAGGAGGTCATCGGCAAGCCGCGCGGCGAGATCCGCAAGGCCGTCCCGCAGGTCCTGGAGCTGGTGGGCCTGGGCGGCAAGGAGGGGCGGATGCCGGGCGAACTGTCCGGCGGTGAGCAGCAGCGCGTGGCCATCGCCCGCGCCTTCGTCAACCGTCCCGCCCTGCTGATCGCCGACGAGCCGACGGGCAACCTCGACCCGCAGACCTCCGTGGGCATCATGAAGCTCCTGGACCGGATCAACCGGACCGGCACCACCGTCATCATGGCGACGCACGACCAGCAGATCGTGGACCAGATGCGCAAGCGCGTCATCGAACTCGAACAGGGCCGGCTCGTGCGCGACCAGTCGCGCGGCGTCTACGGCTACCAGCACTGA
- the ftsX gene encoding permease-like cell division protein FtsX has product MRAQFVMSEIGVGLRRNLTMTFAVIISVALSLALFGGSLLMRDQVSAMKGYWYDKVNVTVYLCTKNDALDAAGSAAPGAAAGAPGAAASAGSARPCSKGAVTPEQKQGIEAELKKMELVQNVMYESSDEAFKHYKERFGHTALASVVTPDQMPDSFRVKLKNPEKYEVITSAFAGRDGVQSVADQSTELDNLFALLGTLNWAALGIMLVMLIVALLLIVNTVRVSAFSRRRETGIMRLVGASGFYIQVPFIMEAAVAGLIGAVFACVMLGTGQYFVIDHGIALREKLQLINFIGWDAVLTKLPLVLVIGLLMPSLAAFVALRKYLKV; this is encoded by the coding sequence ATGCGCGCCCAGTTCGTCATGTCGGAGATCGGCGTCGGTCTCCGTCGCAATCTCACCATGACCTTCGCGGTCATCATCTCCGTGGCCCTGTCCCTGGCCCTGTTCGGGGGCTCCCTGCTCATGCGCGACCAGGTCAGCGCCATGAAGGGGTACTGGTACGACAAGGTCAACGTCACCGTCTACCTCTGCACCAAGAACGACGCCCTCGACGCCGCCGGCAGCGCCGCCCCGGGCGCCGCGGCCGGGGCCCCGGGCGCCGCCGCCTCCGCCGGCAGCGCCAGGCCCTGCTCCAAGGGGGCGGTCACCCCCGAGCAGAAACAGGGCATCGAGGCCGAGCTCAAGAAGATGGAGCTCGTCCAGAACGTCATGTACGAGTCCTCGGACGAGGCCTTCAAGCACTACAAGGAGCGCTTCGGCCACACGGCCCTGGCCTCGGTGGTCACCCCCGACCAGATGCCCGACTCCTTCCGGGTCAAGCTGAAGAACCCGGAGAAGTACGAGGTCATCACCTCCGCCTTCGCCGGGCGGGACGGTGTCCAGTCGGTCGCCGACCAGAGCACCGAGCTGGACAACCTCTTCGCGCTGCTCGGCACCCTCAACTGGGCGGCCCTCGGCATCATGCTGGTCATGCTGATCGTGGCGCTGCTGCTGATCGTCAACACGGTGCGCGTCTCGGCGTTCAGCCGTCGGCGGGAGACCGGCATCATGCGGCTGGTGGGCGCCTCCGGCTTCTACATCCAGGTGCCGTTCATCATGGAGGCGGCGGTGGCCGGCCTCATCGGCGCCGTCTTCGCCTGCGTGATGCTCGGTACGGGGCAGTACTTCGTGATCGACCACGGCATCGCGCTCCGCGAGAAGCTCCAGCTGATCAACTTCATCGGCTGGGACGCGGTCCTCACCAAGCTCCCGCTGGTGCTGGTGATCGGCCTGCTGATGCCCTCCCTGGCCGCCTTCGTCGCGCTGCGCAAGTACCTGAAGGTATGA